Below is a genomic region from Deltaproteobacteria bacterium.
AGAAAACTCTCCGTCAGCAAGAGCCACCTCCTGCAACAGCATGGCCAAGAGGCGCACTCACAGTTGCCCCTGTGAAGCTGCGCCCAGATGGCGCTGCCATAAGAATGAACAAAGTCTTCTGCAGCTTTGTTGTGGCCTTGCTTCATACCGGGTATCAAGAAAAGAGCCTGGATTAAGCAACCAGGAAAGATGGCCGACCCGCTTGATCAGTGCTGCCAACTTCATCCCTCTGCCGCCATCTCCCCAGCAGGCAACTCCTCACGCTCCAGTACATTGCCCTGGACCCCCAATTTGATGGTGGTAAGCGGCACTGCTCTGCCACTCGCTGTCAGGGCTTTTTTTACTAGATGAACCAGGCCGCTGCAGCAAGGTACCTCCATATAGGCAATCGTCACCGCCTGGATTGTGTTCTCGGCCAGTATATTGGTTAGCTTTTCCAGATACAAGGATGTGTCGTCCAGCTTGGGGCACCCTACTGCCAGCACCTTGCCGTCAAGATATTGTTCATGAAAATCTGCTGCGGCAAAAGCAAAACAGTCAGCAGCAATCAGCAGGTGGGCATCCTGAAAAAACGGTGCATTTATTGGCAGCAATTCTATCTGAACAGGCCAGTTTCTCAGCAGGGAGTTTGATTCTCCCTTGCCAATCCGAGCGAGGGCTGAACTGTCGGGAACAGCAAAACTCATTGCTGACACACTCGGACAGGCAGCTTTTGCCTCGGCTGTTGGTTCTCGCCCTGATTTCCCCTTGAGCCTTTCCAGATGCTCCTTGACGGCTTCCTCATCAAACGGCTCTGCTTCTCTGACCACAACGGTCAAAGCGCCTTGCGGGCATTCACCCAGGCAGGCCCCCAGTCCATCACAGTAGCTTTCCTTGACGATCCGCGCTTTGCCGTCATGAATTTCTATGGCACCCTCTGCACAGGCGATAACGCAGTTGCCGCAACCGTCACATTTCTCTTCGTCGATCTCAATGATGTTTCTTACACTCATAACAACACCTCCGCCAGAATTTTGTAGCTTGATTCTAAGCCACAAATGGCATCCTGGCTTTGATTTAAGTCAAAGCCCCCCTGAGGTGTCTCGCTGAAAAGAAGAGTATCATGATTTTACCTGCTGGAACAGTGGTGGCTTGCCCCTGACCAACAGATTCACTTCTTCTGCCCTCCGTGGAGGCAAGTTGTGACGACTTCCAAAAATCAACTGGAGTGATTATAATTGACAGAGAGCAACTGCCTGGGAAGCCTTCAATAACGGCCAACTCGAAATTCAGAGTATCAGGGGGGATGACGATGACCATGGTAGAAGTGGTTCCTATTCAAGAGGTCTACTTGAAAACCGACCGGAGTTCAGGAAACATGGTTGTTCTCAAAGAACGTGAAGATGACAAGCGATACTTCATGATGTTTGTTGGCGACTCTGAATTTGCAGCCATTGCCAAAGAAAAAGGTCTTGTTGAAGCCAAACGTCCCCTTACCCATGAGGTCTATTTGCACATTCTCGAAAACACGCCTGTCGAATTCCTGCGCGTTGAAATTTATGATATGCGGGAAAACACTTACTATGCCAATATAGTCTTTCGGGCAAACGACGAGGAATGCAGTGTGGACAGCAGACCAAGCGACGCAGTTGCCCTGGCTTTGAACCGAAAGATACCGATTCTGGTAAACCGCGCATTGTTCCGCCGCGAACTAACCCCAGAGGAGATCAAAGAGTACGAAGAAATCTGCAAGACTGTAAAGTTTTGAACAGCATCACTGAGGGGTGAGGATCTGCCTGGCAACAAGGAACTGTGGCTGTTTCTCAGCAAGTCTCTGCAAACAGCATCATCTGCGACCGCCGAACAACTACTCATCAAAGAGACTCTTTCTTCTTTTGCACCACAATCCTCGTTATTGATTTGGCAAACATCTGATCCACCCGGAAGTTAAAATTTTGCCACTCAACTTCCTCGCCCTTTTCAGGGAGGCGGCCAAATAGGGTGAGCACAAAACCGGCAATTGTCTGATAGCCGTCCTCAGGCAGGTTCCAGCCCAGCCATTTATTGAGGTGACGGATCGACAAACTGCCGTCTACAGCATAGGAGCCATCACTGCGTCTCTGGATTCTTCTAAGAAACCTGTCATGCTCGTCTTCAATCTCGCCAACTATTTCCTCGAGAATATCTTCCAGCGTGACTATGCCGACAACCTCGCCATATTCGTCTACTACAAAAGCCAAATGGAGTCTGCTCTTCTGGAAATCTACCAGTTGTTTGCGGGCTGACTTGCCTTCCGGCACAAAGGTAGCCTGCCGCAAGATCTTCCGCAAGGAAAAATCATCTGGTCTAATGTGCCACTTGAACAGATCCTTGATATGAACAAATCCTAGGACTTCGGTCTTCTGGCCCTGATATACAGGATAACGGGAAAACTCCCGGCGGCGCGCAATGTCAAACACATCTTGCCATGGCATCTCCACATCGAATGATACCACGTCTCTCATGGGAACCATAACCGACTCTACCCGTATTTTGTCAAGGGCAAGGACCGCCTGCAGCATCTCCTCGTCTCTTTTTCTCAAGACGCCTTGCTCAGCACTTGCTTTAATCATTACAGCAATCTCATCAGGACTGGGAATGGAACGTCGGTCGGCTTTGCCTATACCCAACAAGCCGATCATCTTGCCGCTCACTGCAGCAAGCAGTCTGACCACTGGATAAAGAACAACAATTAGCACCGTAATCGGTCGAATAACGAGAATGGCAACCTTCTCAGGATAATAGGCTGCAATTGTCTTGGGGGTCAGTTCCGCCACAATCAATATAAGAACAGTCATTACGAGGGTGGCCCAGATAACGCCGCCGTCACCCAGCCAGGACACTGCAAGGCTGGTGGCAATGGCAGATGCCGCCACATTTACCAGGTTGTTGCCCAGCAAGATGGTACTGATGAGTTTGTCAGGCTCTTCGAGAGTTTTCTGTACTAACAGTGGTTTGCCTCCCTTTCTGGCCAGGTGGCGGAGGCGCCAGCGATCAACAGCCATCAGAGCTGTCTCTGAGCCAGAAAAAAAGGCGGAAAACACCAGAAGAACACCTAGCAACGACATGAGGAAAGGCCAAGCAGCCATATCCAAGTGCCTCCTTTTTAAAAGGGCCTCAGGCAGGAATCGCTATATTAATACCAGAGATTTCAGCTTTTGCCATCAACCGTTATTAATTATTGCTTTTAAATTATCGGTTATTGGTATACGGCAACAGATCGGCAGACGCAGGGCCTATCTCGGATATCGACGCAGGAACACAATTGCCAGCATGGCCTCATTATTGATTGCACCACGCTCAGGTGCACAGCTGAGCCAACGAGGTCTCTGTTTCACTAGTCGGTCACTGCAATGGCAACAAATGACCCGACGCACGCGGCCCTGTGATGAGGCGGGCATGGCAACCGCGACCGTGGCCGTCCAGGAATCGCAGCAGGACAAAACTGTAACGCCAGGCTTGCTCCTGTTTCTGCTCTCTGTTATAAGGAGCCTTGAGGGCTGGAGTGCTGTTAACCAGTTTTCCTTCACCTCAGAAGCCTCTGCTGGGTAGCGAGAAAATAGGCCTTCTTCCAGCCAGCGGAGGCTTTCTCATGCCGGGAGGTACCTGCACTATGACGAGAGAAGAAGAAAAGATTCTCAAAGTTACCAAGGAAATTGTGGTAAAGTTCATTGAGATTGGCCGCATTTCGCCCACTCAATTCGACAGCTTTTTCAAAAGCGTATTCCGAACCATAAGAGCCAGCGTGAGCAGCGAAGAAACAGAATAACCATGCCAGAAGCAAGCACTGACCGGTAGCTGGTTATTCTGCACGGGCGCGTGGCGCAGTCTCTACATTGATTGTAAGAAGGCTGGAAATTCAATTGACT
It encodes:
- a CDS encoding 4Fe-4S binding protein, translated to MSVRNIIEIDEEKCDGCGNCVIACAEGAIEIHDGKARIVKESYCDGLGACLGECPQGALTVVVREAEPFDEEAVKEHLERLKGKSGREPTAEAKAACPSVSAMSFAVPDSSALARIGKGESNSLLRNWPVQIELLPINAPFFQDAHLLIAADCFAFAAADFHEQYLDGKVLAVGCPKLDDTSLYLEKLTNILAENTIQAVTIAYMEVPCCSGLVHLVKKALTASGRAVPLTTIKLGVQGNVLEREELPAGEMAAEG
- a CDS encoding DUF21 domain-containing protein translates to MAAWPFLMSLLGVLLVFSAFFSGSETALMAVDRWRLRHLARKGGKPLLVQKTLEEPDKLISTILLGNNLVNVAASAIATSLAVSWLGDGGVIWATLVMTVLILIVAELTPKTIAAYYPEKVAILVIRPITVLIVVLYPVVRLLAAVSGKMIGLLGIGKADRRSIPSPDEIAVMIKASAEQGVLRKRDEEMLQAVLALDKIRVESVMVPMRDVVSFDVEMPWQDVFDIARRREFSRYPVYQGQKTEVLGFVHIKDLFKWHIRPDDFSLRKILRQATFVPEGKSARKQLVDFQKSRLHLAFVVDEYGEVVGIVTLEDILEEIVGEIEDEHDRFLRRIQRRSDGSYAVDGSLSIRHLNKWLGWNLPEDGYQTIAGFVLTLFGRLPEKGEEVEWQNFNFRVDQMFAKSITRIVVQKKKESL
- a CDS encoding bifunctional nuclease family protein gives rise to the protein MTMVEVVPIQEVYLKTDRSSGNMVVLKEREDDKRYFMMFVGDSEFAAIAKEKGLVEAKRPLTHEVYLHILENTPVEFLRVEIYDMRENTYYANIVFRANDEECSVDSRPSDAVALALNRKIPILVNRALFRRELTPEEIKEYEEICKTVKF